One segment of Patulibacter sp. SYSU D01012 DNA contains the following:
- a CDS encoding class I SAM-dependent methyltransferase: MSPFPTTGSAAAEPETAERIRDVNTRYHDGAAAQYDAKWGIDWGEVGRDQVLQKVRKLLGDPLPTFARSLEIGAGTGYFTLHLLQAGVVQAATATDISPGMIAQLQKNAESLGLQVETAVTDAETLPFPDESFDLVMGHAILHHIPDLDQAFREFHRVLRPGGVVLFAGEPSRNGDKIAAVPKRAAHYAAPLWRKAIRARAAEHGHHDGGQENNQLESQVDVHAFVPSDLRAPVAAAGFERVDVQGEELAANWFGWFNRALEATARDEDVPWGWRTYAFRGYLLFQQLDRRLLEGRLPAGLFYNLMVAARKAG, from the coding sequence ATGTCGCCTTTCCCGACCACCGGTAGCGCCGCCGCAGAGCCCGAGACCGCGGAGCGGATCCGCGACGTCAACACGCGGTACCACGACGGCGCCGCGGCGCAGTACGACGCCAAGTGGGGCATCGACTGGGGCGAGGTCGGCCGCGACCAGGTGCTCCAGAAGGTGCGCAAGCTCCTCGGCGACCCGCTGCCGACGTTCGCGCGGTCGCTCGAGATCGGCGCCGGCACCGGCTACTTCACCCTGCACCTCCTGCAGGCCGGCGTCGTGCAGGCCGCGACCGCGACCGACATCTCGCCGGGCATGATCGCCCAGCTGCAGAAGAACGCGGAGAGCCTGGGGCTGCAGGTCGAGACGGCCGTCACCGACGCCGAGACGCTGCCCTTCCCGGACGAGAGCTTCGACCTCGTCATGGGTCACGCGATCCTGCACCACATCCCCGATCTGGACCAGGCGTTCCGCGAGTTCCACCGCGTCCTGCGGCCCGGCGGCGTCGTCCTCTTCGCCGGCGAGCCGTCGCGCAACGGCGACAAGATCGCCGCGGTGCCCAAGCGCGCCGCGCACTACGCCGCGCCGCTGTGGCGCAAGGCCATCCGGGCCCGCGCGGCCGAGCACGGCCATCACGACGGCGGCCAGGAGAACAACCAGCTCGAGTCGCAGGTCGACGTCCACGCCTTCGTCCCGTCCGACCTGCGGGCGCCCGTCGCGGCCGCCGGCTTCGAGCGCGTCGACGTCCAGGGCGAGGAGCTGGCCGCGAACTGGTTCGGCTGGTTCAACCGCGCGCTCGAGGCGACGGCGCGCGACGAGGACGTGCCGTGGGGCTGGCGCACCTACGCCTTCCGCGGCTACCTGCTCTTCCAGCAGCTCGACCGGCGCCTGCTCGAGGGTCGGCTGCCGGCGGGGCTCTTCTACAACCTGATGGTCGCCGCCCGCAAGGCGGGCTGA
- a CDS encoding class I SAM-dependent methyltransferase: MTAPGEHYVQRNQPPGVPPLALTGERTLPDVPEENYWYRRHLVVYEWIARRVAGRRVVDLACGEGYGSAVLAERAASVVGVDANPEAFEHARLRYVRDNLSFERTLVETWDGDADAVVFLQTIEHVQDPDAILERFKALVGAGGVAYVSTPNLLTLAPPGAEKSENPWHVKEYRADEYRELLGRHFRDVEILGLYHARKLALHAFALKHLAWDRVHKGLRITKPFYDRFTPAIAASDFVLRSEHDGADLDAALDFVAVLRP, from the coding sequence ATGACCGCCCCCGGGGAGCACTACGTCCAACGGAACCAGCCGCCCGGCGTCCCGCCGCTCGCGCTGACGGGCGAGCGCACCCTGCCGGACGTCCCCGAGGAGAACTACTGGTACCGGCGCCACCTCGTCGTCTACGAGTGGATCGCGCGCCGCGTCGCCGGCCGCCGGGTGGTCGACCTGGCGTGCGGCGAGGGCTACGGCAGCGCGGTGCTCGCGGAGCGCGCGGCGTCCGTCGTCGGCGTCGACGCCAACCCCGAGGCGTTCGAGCACGCGCGCCTGCGCTACGTGCGGGACAACCTGTCCTTCGAGCGCACGCTCGTGGAGACCTGGGACGGCGACGCCGACGCCGTCGTCTTCCTGCAGACGATCGAGCACGTGCAGGATCCGGACGCGATCCTCGAGCGCTTCAAGGCGCTCGTCGGCGCCGGCGGGGTGGCGTACGTCTCCACGCCGAACCTGCTGACCCTCGCGCCCCCCGGCGCCGAGAAGTCCGAGAACCCCTGGCACGTGAAGGAGTACCGCGCGGACGAGTACCGCGAGCTGCTCGGGCGGCACTTCCGCGACGTCGAGATCCTCGGCCTGTATCACGCCCGCAAGCTGGCGCTCCACGCCTTCGCGCTGAAGCACCTGGCGTGGGACCGCGTGCACAAGGGCCTGCGGATCACGAAGCCGTTCTACGACCGCTTCACGCCGGCGATCGCGGCGTCCGACTTCGTCCTGCGGTCCGAGCACGACGGCGCCGACCTGGACGCCGCGCTCGACTTCGTGGCCGTGCTGCGGCCCTAG
- a CDS encoding deoxyribodipyrimidine photo-lyase, translating into MGSAEIVWFRRDLRVHDHPALHAAAERGDVVPVFVVDPAVADGPAASGPRAHFLAGCLEALDAALRERGGRLVVRHGDPAAALVALAAKTGARVVRWTADASPFGVRRDGRVAAALERAGVTAVPTAGQYVVSDPGAIRSGQGRPYTVFSPFARVWDHADRRRVVDAPERVAVPAGVGSELLPGPDDLGGRGRTDAPRRFHRPGEDAGLAAAREWLDGPIADYADEHDRLAGPPGTDRPSGGTSGLSPHLRWGTVSPRWLEARAAQLEGEGPAAFVRQLAWRDFYAHVYLHHPQDRLRAHQPRYRTLAWEEDEDGLRAWRAGRTGYPLVDAGMRQLAATGWMHNRARLVVGSFLTKDLHVDWRLGERHFWSLLLDGEPTQNDGNWQWVTSIGVDPKPYFQRLFNPTRQLQRFDPDGRYVRRWVPELRRVPPERIAEPWRMGPLEQAEAGCVIGEDYPAPIVDHAAEREHAAARYRAAAGE; encoded by the coding sequence GCGACGTGGTGCCGGTCTTCGTCGTCGACCCGGCGGTCGCGGACGGCCCCGCCGCGTCCGGGCCGCGCGCGCACTTCCTCGCCGGCTGCCTGGAGGCGCTCGACGCGGCGCTGCGCGAGCGCGGCGGGCGGCTCGTCGTCCGCCACGGCGACCCGGCCGCGGCGCTCGTCGCGCTCGCGGCGAAGACGGGAGCGCGGGTCGTGCGCTGGACCGCCGACGCCAGCCCCTTCGGCGTGCGCCGCGACGGGCGCGTGGCGGCCGCGCTCGAGCGGGCCGGCGTCACCGCGGTGCCGACGGCGGGCCAGTACGTCGTCTCCGACCCGGGCGCGATCCGCTCCGGCCAGGGCCGGCCCTACACCGTCTTCTCGCCGTTCGCGCGCGTCTGGGACCACGCGGATCGCCGCCGCGTCGTCGACGCCCCCGAGCGCGTCGCGGTGCCGGCCGGCGTGGGGAGCGAGCTGTTGCCCGGCCCCGACGACCTGGGCGGCCGGGGCCGCACCGACGCGCCCCGGCGCTTCCACCGGCCGGGCGAGGACGCCGGCCTGGCCGCCGCGCGGGAGTGGCTGGACGGCCCCATCGCGGACTACGCCGACGAGCACGACCGGCTCGCGGGCCCGCCCGGCACCGACCGGCCGTCCGGGGGCACGAGCGGCCTCTCCCCGCACCTGCGGTGGGGGACGGTCTCGCCGCGCTGGCTCGAGGCCCGCGCGGCGCAGCTCGAGGGCGAGGGGCCTGCGGCGTTCGTGCGGCAGCTCGCCTGGCGCGACTTCTACGCCCACGTGTACCTGCACCACCCGCAGGACCGGCTACGGGCGCACCAGCCCCGCTACCGGACGCTCGCCTGGGAGGAGGACGAGGACGGCCTGCGGGCGTGGCGGGCGGGCCGCACGGGCTATCCGCTCGTCGACGCGGGGATGCGCCAGCTCGCGGCGACGGGCTGGATGCACAACCGCGCGCGGCTCGTCGTGGGCTCGTTCCTGACGAAGGACCTGCACGTCGACTGGCGCCTCGGCGAGCGGCACTTCTGGTCGCTGCTGCTCGACGGCGAGCCGACGCAGAACGACGGCAACTGGCAGTGGGTCACGTCGATCGGCGTCGACCCCAAGCCGTACTTCCAGCGGCTCTTCAACCCGACCCGGCAGCTGCAGCGCTTCGACCCGGACGGCCGCTACGTGCGCCGCTGGGTGCCCGAGCTGCGCCGCGTCCCGCCCGAGCGCATCGCCGAGCCGTGGCGCATGGGGCCGCTCGAGCAGGCCGAGGCCGGCTGCGTCATCGGCGAGGACTACCCGGCGCCGATCGTCGACCACGCCGCCGAGCGCGAGCACGCGGCGGCGCGGTACCGCGCCGCCGCGGGGGAGTGA